CAGGAAGACAACGGAAGGCACATCGTGGCTGAGCAGCTTTACGCCACCCTGAAGACCAACCACGGCGACATCGAGGTCCGGCTCTTCCCGAACCACGCGCCGGAGACGGTCAAGAACTTCGTGGAGCTCGCCAAGGGCGAGCGGCAGTGGACCCACCCGGCCACGGGCGAGAAGTCCTCGGCGAAGCTGTACGACGGCACGGTCTTCCACCGGGTCATCAGCGGCTTCATGATCCAGGGCGGCGACCCGCTGGGCAACGGCACGGGCGGCCCGGGTTACCAGTTCAAGGACGAGTTCCACCCGGACCTGCGGTTCGACAAGCCGTACCTGCTGGCCATGGCCAACGCCGGCCCGGGCACCAACGGCTCGCAGTTCTTCATCACGGTCTCCCCGACGGCCTGGCTGAACCGCAAGCACACCATCTTCGGCGAGGTGACCGACGCGGCCAGCCAGAAGGTCGTCGACTCCATCGCGAGCACCCAGACCAACCCGCGCACCGACCGCCCGCTCAAGGACGTCGTCATCGAGACGGTCGTCGTGGAGACCCGCGAGGGCTGACCCGGGCCGACCCGCGAGGGCTCGGCGGGGCCGGGTCCGTGGGGTCGGGCCCGCGAGGGAACCAAACGCCCCTGCCGTCCGTAAGGATGGAGGGGGCGTTTCTCGCTCATGACGACGTAGGGGACCTCATGGACCAGGTGTCGGAAACTCCGCAGGAGGCGCACAGCCTGCCCGGCTGCTACCGCCACCCGGACCGTGAGACCGGGGTGCGCTGCACCCGCTGCGAGCGGCCCATCTGCCCGGAGTGCATGGTCAGCGCCTCGGTCGGCTTCCAGTGCCCGGAGTGCGTCCGGGGCGGCTCCGGCACCGGGCACCGGCCCGGCGCCGCGCAGCCCCGCAACCTGGCCGGAGCGCCCGTCGCCGTCACCGGTGATCCCCGGCTGGTCACCAAGGTCCTGCTCGTGCTCAACCTCGCGGTGTTCGTCGGGGTGCACGTCTCCTCGGCCCTGCTGGGGAAGCTGATGCTGATCGGCGCATGGCCGCCGGCGCCCTGGCTCCCCACGGAGGGCGTCGCCGAGGGCGAGTGGTACCGCCTGGTCACGGCGATGTTCACGCACCAGGAGATCTGGCACATCGCCTTCAACATGCTGAGCCTGTGGTTCCTCGGCCCCCAGCTCGAGGAGGCGCTCGGCCGGGTCCGCTATCTCGCGCTCTACCTGATCTCCGGTCTCGCGGGCAGCGGCCTGGCGTATCTGCTGCAGCCCGCGTCGACGGCCTCGCTCGGCGCCTCGGGCGCGATCTTCGGCCTGTTCGGCGCCACGGCCGTGCTGATGCGCCGCCGCCACTACGACATGCGCCCGGTGATCGCCCTGCTGGCGATCAATCTGCTCTTCACCTTCAGTCCGGGCTCCGACATCTCCTGGCAGGCCCACATCGGTGGCCTGGCCGGCGGAGTGGTGATCGGCTACGCGATGCTGAACGCCCCGCGGGAGCGGCGGGCCCTGGTGCAGTACGGTGCGTGCGCGCTGGTGCTGGCGGCGGTGGTCGGCATGACCCTGCTGCGGACCGCCCAGCTCACCTGAGCGCCGGCCATGCCCCCTGAGCGGGGGTTGTCCACAGCGTGTGCCCACCTTTGTGCATAGGGTGCGGGAACAGGTGTGCCCCCTGTCGCCGACCTGTGTTTTCGCAGGTCAGACAGGGGGCGAACACGCATTCGGAAGCCGGTAGTTCCGTCACACCGGCGTCAACCCTCGATGGGTTATCCACAGATCGTCGTTCTTTTTCCCCACTGTGGAAAAGGGTTGTGGATAACTCAGTGGTCAGCCCTGGGCAGAGCTGCGTTCACGACCCGGCAGGGTTCACTTCCACTGGGTGGAGACACCGAATCCGGCGGCGATGAACCCGAAGCCCACGACGATGTTCCAGTTGCCGAGGGCGTCGATCGGCAGCGAACCGTCGGTCACATAGAAGACGACGATCCAGGCCAGCCCGATGAGGAACATCGCGAGCATGACGGGCGCGACCCAGGTGCGGCTGGTCAGCTTGATGCTGGTCGCCTGCTTCGACGGCGGCGGCGTGTAGTCGGCCTTCTTGCGGATACGTGACTTCGGCACGAGGGTCTCTCCTGTCGATGCGCTGCGTGGCCGCGCAGGGATCTGGGTCGGGCTCGGGGCAGCGTACAAGGGGACTCTTAGCGCTCCCCCGGGCGTCCGTTAGCGTAGTGCTTCCGTGGCGCCGAAGGAGATAAGGGTACGTTGAGCAATTCTGCCGACTCTCCTCAGCCGGGATCCAGTGCTGCCCGGCGGGGATCTTTCCGTCCCGTCCGGATCCTCACGGTGGGCGTCTTCGCTCTCGCTGGCCTCCTTTTCTTCACCAGTTTCCACACGGCCAAGGGCACCAATATCCGTACGGATGCGTCCTTGCTGAAGCTTTCCGACCTCATTCAGGAACGCAGCCGCAAGAACGGCGAACTGGACGAGTCCAACGCCGCCCTGCGCGACCAGGTCGAAGCCCTTGCCGAACGCGACGACGGCAGCACCAGGGCCGAGGACGCGAAGCTGGCCGCCCTGGAGAAGAGCGCCGGCACCCAGGAGGTCACCGGCGAGGCCATCACCGTCACCCTGGACGACGCCCCGCCGAACGCCACCGCCAGGCTCCCCGGCTATCCCGAGCCGCAGCCGGACTACCTGGTCATCCACCAGCAGGACCTCCAGGCCGTGGTGAACGCGCTGTGGCAGGGCGGCGCCGAGGGCATCAAGGTCATGGACCAGCGGCTGATCTCCACCAGCGCCGTGCGCTGCGTCGGCAACACCCTGATCCTCCAGGGCCGCGTCTACTCGCCGCCGTACCGGATCCAGGCGGTCGGCGACCCCGGCCGGCTGCGCAAGGCGCTCGCCGAGAGCCCGGCGATCCAGAACTACATGGTGTACGTCAACGTCTACGGCCTGGGCTGGCAGGTCGAGGAGGACGGGACGGTGACGCTGCCGGGCTACTCGGGCACGGTCGACCTGCACCACGCGAAGCCGGTGCAGTAGCCCCGGACAGGCCGTCCGAAGGCAGCGGAAGCCGGGGCCCCGCGCCGTTAGTCTGGTGCCGTACGGCGTGAGTCTGGTGCCGTGGTACGACGGAAGGGACGGCATGTACGGCTGGATCTGGCGGCATCTGCCGGGCAACGTGTGGGTGAAGGCGCTGATCTCACTGGTCCTGATCCTGGCCGTGGTCTACGTCCTCTTCCAGTACGTCTTCCCGTGGGCGGAACCGCTTCTTCCCTTCAACGATGTGACGGTGGACAGCCAGTGAGCGCGCGCATTCTCGTCGTCGACAACTACGACAGCTTCGTCTTCAACCTGGTCCAGTACCTGTACCAGCTCGGTGCCGAGTGCGAGGTGCTCCGCAACGACGAGGTGTCGACCACGCACGCCCAGGACGGCTTCGACGGCGTGCTGCTGTCGCCCGGCCCCGGAGCGCCCGAGCAGGCGGGGGTCTGCATCGACATGGTCCGCCACTGCGCGGCGACCGGCGTGCCCGTCTTCGGGGTCTGCCTGGGCATGCAGTCCATGCAGGTGGCGTACGGCGGCGTGGTCGACCGGGCACCCGAGCTGCTGCACGGCAAGACCTCGCTGGTCGAGCACGAGGGCAAGGGCGTCTTCGCGGGCCTGCCCTCACCGTTCACCGCGACCCGCTACCACTCCCTGGCCGCCGAGCCGCCGACCGTCCCCGCCGAGCTGGAGGTCACCGCGCGGACCCGGGACGGCATCATCATGGGCCTGCGCCACCGCGAACTGCCCGTCGAGGGCGTCCAGTTCCATCCCGAGTCGGTGCTCACCGAGCACGGCCACCGCATGCTCGCCAACTGGCTGGCGGAGTGCGGCGACCAGGGCGCGCCGGCCCGCTCCGAGGGGCTGGCCCCGGTGGTGGGCAGGGCCACGGCGTGACCGCGCTGCGCCCCGAGCGCGAGAGCGCCTCGTACGGGCGCCGGCCCCACGAGGACTCCGGCACGCTGGGGGACGCGCAGGCCACGCGGTACCTGCCGGCGTACGACGGCACCGCCGCCCCGTACGAGCCGCCCGCCGACGACGAGACGGTGGCGCTGCGCCGCGCCGAGCCGCCCGGCGGCCCCGTCACGGCCCGGCGGCCCCCCGCCGGGGCCGATGCCGCGCCCGGTGGCCGAGCGGCCCGCAGAAGGGCCGCCAAGGGGCGTCACGGACGCCGCCGCAAGGGCGCGGCGCCGCAGCCCCCCGCGTCGAGCGGGGGCGGCGATCCGGGGGCCCCGCTCTCCCGCGTGGAGGCCCGCCGCCTCGCGAAGGCCCGCAGGCCCGGTCCGGGGGTGATCGCCAGCCGGGTGATCGGCGAGGTGTTCATCACCACCGGCGTGCTGATGCTGCTGTTCGTCACCTACCAGCTGTGGTGGACCAACGTCCGGGCGCACGCCCAGGCCGGCAGCGAGGCGAGCCAGCTCCAGGACGACTGGGCGAGCGGCAGGCGCAACCCCGGCGCCTTCGAGCCCGGCCAGGGCTTCGCCCTGCTGCACATCCCCGAGCTGGACGTCGTCGTCCCGATCGCCGAGGGCATCAGCAGCAAGAAGGTGCTGGACCGCGGCATGGTCGGGCACTACGCCGAGGGCGCCCTGAAGACGGCCATGCCCAGCGCCAGGACCGGCAACTTCGGGCTGGCGGGCCACCGCAACACGCACGGCGAGCCGTTCCGGTACATCAACAGGCTCGAGCCGGGCGACCCCATCATCGTCGAGACGCAGGACACGTACTACGTCTACAAGACGGCGTCGATGCTCCCGGTGACCCCGCCGAGCAACGTGAGCGTGCTCGATCCCGTGCCGAAGGGCTCGGGCTTCACCACCCCCGGCCGGTACATCACCCTGACCACCTGCACGCCGGAGTTCACCAGCAAGTACCGGCTGATCGTCTGGGGCAAGATGGTCGAGGAACGGCCGCGCAGCAAGGGCAAGCCGGATGCGCTCGTCAGTTAAGGGCAGATGATTCGTGGCAGCGACCACCGACGACACCGAAGAGCACACCGCGGCGCCCGGGACCGCGCCCACGCCCCGCCGCGGCCCCGGCAGGATCGCGACGGCGGTCGGTGTCCTCGGCGAACTCCTCATCACCGCGGGTGTGGTCCTCGGCCTGTTCGTCGTCTACTCGCTGTGGTGGACGAACGTCCTCGCCGACCGCGAGGCGGACCGGGAGAGCGACAGGGTCCGCGACACCTGGGCGCACGAGGGCAGCGGCGGTCCCGGTGCCCTGGACACCAAGGACGGCATCGGCTTCCTGCACGTGCCGGCCATGAACCGGGAGGAGATCCTGGTCAAGAAGGGCACCTCGACCAAGATCCTCAACAACGGTGTCGCCGGCTACTACACCGACCCGGTCAGGGCGACCCTGCCCACCAGCGGCAGGAACGGCAA
Above is a genomic segment from Streptomyces glaucescens containing:
- a CDS encoding peptidylprolyl isomerase; amino-acid sequence: MAEQLYATLKTNHGDIEVRLFPNHAPETVKNFVELAKGERQWTHPATGEKSSAKLYDGTVFHRVISGFMIQGGDPLGNGTGGPGYQFKDEFHPDLRFDKPYLLAMANAGPGTNGSQFFITVSPTAWLNRKHTIFGEVTDAASQKVVDSIASTQTNPRTDRPLKDVVIETVVVETREG
- a CDS encoding rhomboid family intramembrane serine protease, coding for MDQVSETPQEAHSLPGCYRHPDRETGVRCTRCERPICPECMVSASVGFQCPECVRGGSGTGHRPGAAQPRNLAGAPVAVTGDPRLVTKVLLVLNLAVFVGVHVSSALLGKLMLIGAWPPAPWLPTEGVAEGEWYRLVTAMFTHQEIWHIAFNMLSLWFLGPQLEEALGRVRYLALYLISGLAGSGLAYLLQPASTASLGASGAIFGLFGATAVLMRRRHYDMRPVIALLAINLLFTFSPGSDISWQAHIGGLAGGVVIGYAMLNAPRERRALVQYGACALVLAAVVGMTLLRTAQLT
- the crgA gene encoding cell division protein CrgA, which translates into the protein MPKSRIRKKADYTPPPSKQATSIKLTSRTWVAPVMLAMFLIGLAWIVVFYVTDGSLPIDALGNWNIVVGFGFIAAGFGVSTQWK
- a CDS encoding DUF881 domain-containing protein gives rise to the protein MSNSADSPQPGSSAARRGSFRPVRILTVGVFALAGLLFFTSFHTAKGTNIRTDASLLKLSDLIQERSRKNGELDESNAALRDQVEALAERDDGSTRAEDAKLAALEKSAGTQEVTGEAITVTLDDAPPNATARLPGYPEPQPDYLVIHQQDLQAVVNALWQGGAEGIKVMDQRLISTSAVRCVGNTLILQGRVYSPPYRIQAVGDPGRLRKALAESPAIQNYMVYVNVYGLGWQVEEDGTVTLPGYSGTVDLHHAKPVQ
- a CDS encoding aminodeoxychorismate/anthranilate synthase component II; the protein is MSARILVVDNYDSFVFNLVQYLYQLGAECEVLRNDEVSTTHAQDGFDGVLLSPGPGAPEQAGVCIDMVRHCAATGVPVFGVCLGMQSMQVAYGGVVDRAPELLHGKTSLVEHEGKGVFAGLPSPFTATRYHSLAAEPPTVPAELEVTARTRDGIIMGLRHRELPVEGVQFHPESVLTEHGHRMLANWLAECGDQGAPARSEGLAPVVGRATA
- a CDS encoding class E sortase, with product MTALRPERESASYGRRPHEDSGTLGDAQATRYLPAYDGTAAPYEPPADDETVALRRAEPPGGPVTARRPPAGADAAPGGRAARRRAAKGRHGRRRKGAAPQPPASSGGGDPGAPLSRVEARRLAKARRPGPGVIASRVIGEVFITTGVLMLLFVTYQLWWTNVRAHAQAGSEASQLQDDWASGRRNPGAFEPGQGFALLHIPELDVVVPIAEGISSKKVLDRGMVGHYAEGALKTAMPSARTGNFGLAGHRNTHGEPFRYINRLEPGDPIIVETQDTYYVYKTASMLPVTPPSNVSVLDPVPKGSGFTTPGRYITLTTCTPEFTSKYRLIVWGKMVEERPRSKGKPDALVS
- a CDS encoding class E sortase is translated as MAATTDDTEEHTAAPGTAPTPRRGPGRIATAVGVLGELLITAGVVLGLFVVYSLWWTNVLADREADRESDRVRDTWAHEGSGGPGALDTKDGIGFLHVPAMNREEILVKKGTSTKILNNGVAGYYTDPVRATLPTSGRNGNFAVAAHRDGHGAEFHNIHKLRKGDPIVFETKDTWYVYKAYATLPETSKYNVEVLDAVPRESGRKKAGKYITLTTCTPIYTSRYRYVVWGELERVEKVDEDRTPPRELR